CTCGCGGGTCACCTCGACTTCAACGTCCTGGCTCGGGCTGAGATCGGCGAGGCCCTTGATCGTGAAGCTGTCGGTCGCGGTCAGGCCCAGCGTGTTGCGCGTATCGCCATCCTTGAACTGCAGCGGCAGTACGCCCATCCCGATCAGGTTCGAGCGGTGGATACGCTCGTAGCTTTCGACCATCACCGCCTTGACGCCCAGCAGGATGGTGCCCTTGGCCGCCCAGTCGCGGCTCGAACCCGTGCCGTATTCCTTGCCGGCAACGACTACCAGCGGGGTGCCGTCTTCCTTGTGCTTCATTGCCGCATCGTAGATCGGCATCTGTTCGCCATTGTAGGTCGTCACGCCGCCTTCGACCCCGGGGACCATTTCGTTCTTGATGCGGATGTTGGCGAAGGTGCCGCGCATCATCACGTCGTGGTTGCCGCGGCGCGAGCCGTAGGAGTTGAAGTCCTGCTTGGCGACCTGGTGGCTCTGCAGATAGGAACCCGCAGGGCTGTCTTCCTTGATCGAACCGGCGGGCGAGATGTGGTCGGTGGTGACCGAATCGCCGAGAATCGCCAGCGGCTTCGCGTCGGTGATGTCGGTCACCGGCGCAGGCGTCATCTCCATGTCTTCGAAGAAGGGCGGGCTGGCGACATAGGTGCTCGTCGGATTCCAGCGATAGGTGTCGCTGGCTTCGACATTGATCGCCTGCCAGTGCTCGTCGCCCTTGTAGACGTCGGCATAGCGGGTGACGAACATCTCGCGGTCGATATTGGCGGCGCGATGTTCGCGTACTTCGGCATTGCTCGGCCAGATGTCGGCAAGCATCACGTCATTGCCCTGCTGGTCCTGGCCGACCGGGGTGTCGGTGATGTCCTTGGTCACCGTGCCGAGGATCGAATAGGCGACCACCAGCGGCGGCGAGGCAAGGAAGTTGGCGCGCACGTCGGGCGACACGCGGCCTTCGAAATTGCGGTTACCCGACAGGACGCTGGCGGCGACGATGTCGTTATTATTGATCGCCTTGCTGATCGGCGGGGCGAGCGGGCCCGAGTTGCCGATGCAGGTGGTGCAGCCATAGCCGACAAGATCGAAGCCCATGGCGTTGAGGTCTTCCTGCAGGCCGGATTTGACCAGATAGTCGGTGACCACCTGCGATCCGGGTGCGAGGCTGGTCTTGACCCACGGCTTGGGCTTGAGGCCCTTTTCATGCGCCTTCTTGGCGACGAGGCCGGCAGCGATCAGCACATCGGGGTTGGAGGTGTTGGTGCAGCTGGTGATCGCGGCAATCACCACGTCGCCATCGCCGATATCGTGATGCGTGTTTTCGACTTCGACGCGGACTGGCGCGCTCTTCTTGTAGATCTTCTCGAGATCCGAATTGAACAGCTCGTCGACCTGCGGCAGCGCGACGCGGTCCTGCGGACGCTTGGGACCCGCGAGGCTGGGGACGACCTTGGACACGTCGAGATCGAGCGTCTTGGTGAAGACCGGCTCGGCCTCGGGCGTGAACCACATGCCCTGTTCTTTCGAATAGGCTTCGACCAGCGCGATGGTTTCCTCGTCGCGGCCGGTGAGGCGCATGTATTCGAGCGTCTTCTCGTCGATGCCGAAGAACCCGCAGGTCGCGCCGTATTCGGGCGCCATATTGGCGATCGTCGCACGGTCGGCGAGGCTGAGATTGGCGACGCCGTCGCCGTAGAATTCCACGAACCGGCCAACCACGCCGACTTCGCGCAGCATCTGCACGCAGGTCAGCACGAGGTCGGTGGCGGTGACGCCTTCGGCCATCGCGCCGGTCAGTTTGAAGCCGACCACTTCGGGGATCAGCATCGAGATCGGCTGGCCGAGCATGGCGGCTTCGGCTTCGATCCCGCCGACACCCCAGCCCAGCACGCCGAGGCCGTTGATCATGGTGGTGTGGCTGTCGGTGCCGACGCAGGTGTCGGGATAGGCGACCGCATTACCGTCGGGGTCATCGGTCGACCATACGCCCTTGCCGATATACTCGAGATTCACCTGATGGCAGATGCCGGTGCCCGGGGGCACGGCGGAGAAGTTCTCGAAGCTCTTCGATCCCCATTTGAGGAAGTCGTAACGCTCCGCATTGCGGGCATATTCGAGCTCGACGTTCTTTTCGAACGCCTTGGGATGGCCAAACTCGTCGACCATGACCGAGTGGTCGATCACGAGGTTCACGGGAACTTGCGGGTTGATCTTGGCGGTGTCACCGCCGAGCTTGGAAATTGCATCGCGCATTGCGGCAAGGTCGACCACGCAGGGCACGCCGGTGAAATCCTGCAGCAGCACGCGCGCCGGGCGGTACTGGATTTCCTTGCCGGTCGCCGGGTTCTTCTGCCAGTCGGCGATCGCCTGCGCGTCATCGGTCGATACGGTGAAGCCGCCGTCCTCGAAGCGCAACATGTTCTCGAGCAGGACCTTCAGGCTGAAGGGCAGCTTCGACACGTCGCCGATCTTTTCTTCCGCCTTGGCGAAGGAATAATAAGCGTAGTCCTTGCCGTTCACGGTGAGGGTTGAGCGGGTTCCGAGCGTGTCCTTACCGACCTGGGTCATGCGCGCGTTGATCCTTTCTTTTGAGAGCCGTCACCTGCCCAATGGCCGGGACTGCAGAATGTGCCGCGCACCTGCGCCGGAACGCCGCAAAAATCAAGTGTGCGGCGGTGCAACATCGCGTATTCGCAGGAACCCTTGCGCGATTTGTGCGCTTGGTGTGCCAGAATCGGGGCGTTGACCCCGCACCGGCACCAGGGCCGCATGAGGAGTAATTTGAATGCCTTCGTTTTTCGATGCCCGCGACAGGTCTCGCCGGTCCTTGCGGATCGCCATCACCGCGGTCGCATTGGGCGTGGCGGGATGCTTTACCGCCGCTTTCACCTTTGCCGACCAGCCGGTTCGCGCCGCTGCAGTCGAACAGGCGCGCTAGGGCAGCTGGGGCATCGCTGCCGCGCGGGGCCTGCGGGTCGCCAGCCAGCACGATGCGATAATGATCGCCGTTCCGATCACGGTCGGCAGAGTGAGCTGCTCGGCAAAGAACAGCCAGCCGAACAGGGAAGCCCACAGGAAACCCGAATATTCGAGCGGGACCAGCACTTGCGCCTCGGCGCGGGCATAGGCCCAGGCAAAAGCCATCGCCCCGGCCACGGTCAGCGCCGCGGCGGCGCCAAGATCGATCAAAGTGGCTCTATCGGGCATTTCGAACACGAACGGCGCGGCCACGCCCAGCAGGACCACCGAAACACCCGAATGGAAGGTGGCGATCTCGGCCGGGCCGGCAACCTGCGACTGGCGCCGGATAAGGATGAACCCATAGGCATAGAGCAGTGCCGAGAAGAGCATGGCGGCGAGCCCAAGCGCGGCGTCGCGGTCGAAATCGGCCTGCCCGATCTTGCCGCCGACAATGACCAGCGTCCCCGCGAAACCGAGCAGCGACGCCGCGATCGCTTCGCGGCGGATGGTTTCGCCCAGCAGGATACGCGCGAGATAGAGCGCGATCAGCGGGGCAATGAAACTGATCGCGATCGCTTCCGCCAGCGGCAGCTTGGTCAGCGCATAGAAAAAAGCCAGTGCCATGAAGGTGGCGACCACCGAGCGCTGCAGATGCAGCTTGAGCACATGCCGCTGCGGCCAGCGGCCGCCGCGCGCCAGCCATAGCGGCAGCGCAATTCCCGTCCCGATTACCGACCGCAGCCACGAGGCGGTGAGCGCCCCTACCGCCAATGCGGCGCTCTTCATGAAGGCATCCATCAGCGACAGGCTGGCAACCGCCAGTGCGGCCATGAAGACAGGAAGCAGGACATGGTCGCGGGTCACCGCACGGCTCTATCCGCGCATCCTGCAACCGTCACCGGTAATTCAGCACTGCGAAAGCCGGGATATTGGATTAGCTTGGCGCATTGGACTAATATCCCCCCATACGCGCTACAGGGGCGCGGGGTGCATCTGGTAGGACTTATGACACGCTTCCGTCTGATTTTTGGCTCCGCAATGGGTGCGGCGCTGTGTGCAACTTCGGTAATGGCGCAGGACAATGCGCCCGAAGACCTGCTGCCGCCCGAACCGGCGAAGGTAACCGAGAAACTGCCCGATTACACAGCCGGCGTTCCTACAGGCGCGCCGCCGTCGAGCGTCGAGGACAGCTTCGACGATATTCGTACGAGCTCGGGCGAAGTGGTCCAGCAATTGCCGGTGATGGTCCGCGAATGGAGCATCCCGCAGGCGAAAAAGCTGCTGGCCTTCATCCCCACTGTCGAAGCCGAGGGGCTGGTGCCTGCGGATTACCGCAGTGCCGAGCTGTCCGCTGCAATCGCCGCGGGCGAAGGCGCGGCGCTGAATGACATCGCGAGCCAGATCTTCATCTGGCTGGTCGAGGATCTGCGCGACGGGCGCACGCCGATGGACGCGCGGCGGCAGTGGTTCGTGGTCGATCCCGACCCCGATGTGCTGCCGTCGCATCGCCTGCTCGAACAGGCGGTCGAGAGTAGCGATATCGCGGGTACGCTGGCTGCGCTCAATCCGGTGTCGCCCGACTATGCGCGGCTCAAGACCGAGCTGGCGAAGACCACCGATCCGGCAAAGCGCAAGCTGATCCGCGCGAACATGGATCGCTGGCGCTGGCTGGCGCGCGATCTGGGCAAGCAGTACCTGCTGACCAACGTCCCCGAATACCAGCTGCGGCTGACGGTGAACGACCGGATCATCAAGAATTACCGCGTTGTGGTGGGCAAGGCCGGTCGCACCGCCACGCCGCAACTCTCCGAAATGGTCGAGGCGGTGATCTTCAACCCGACCTGGACGGTGCCGCAATCGATCGTGAAGGGCGAAGGACTGGGCGCGAAAGTGCTCAACAACCCCGCCTGGGCGCGCGCCAATGGCTACAAGGCGACCAAGGGCGCGAATGGCTGGGTCAGCGTGGTGCAGCAGCCGGGGGCGGGCAATTCGCTCGGCCTGATGAAGCTCGACATGCCCAACGAGCATGCGATCTTCCTCCATGACACGCCCGCCAAGGCGCTGTTCAACCAGGACAATCGCGCGCTCAGCCACGGTTGCATCCGCGTGCAGGGCGCACGCGAACTGGCGATGACGATGGCGATGCTGGGCAATGCCGAAACGCGCGAGGATCTGCCGGTCATCCAGCAGGAAGTGTCAGAAATCACTGCCAGCGGGACCTACACACGCTATCCGATGGAAAAGCAGTGGCCGGTCTACATTACCTATTTCACCTATGGGGTGGACGTTAACGGCAATCTGACCAAGTTCGCCGACATCTACGATCGCGATGCGCCGGTACTGGCCGCGCTCGACGCCCCGCGCGAGCGTGACCGGGCGCGCAAGACAAGCGAAGAAGTGGTGGAGATCGTCGACGACCTGCAGACGACCTGAAGGGGTTAGTAGACGCCCGGATTGGTCCGTTCGAACGTGCCGCCGTGGTCATTCTGCAGCAGGTCGTATTGCGCGACCGGCGGCGTGACGCGGCTGCCGTCTTCGGCAATGCCATAACTGCCCGCGACCAGCAGGCGGCCGCCCGACAGGTCGATCAGCGCACGGTCGAATTGTTCGGGCCCCATCGCGAAGCACCCGTTCGAGCGGCCTAACCGGCCAAAGCGATCGACGTGGCCGGGGGTGGCGTAATTCGCCTGGTGCATCACGATCGCGCGCGGCAGCGCGTTGGAATTGGTCGGATCGAGCCCGTCGAGCCGGAGCGAGGTGCCGTAGCGCCCGACATACCAGCTGCGCGTCATGAACGCGCCGCGGCTGGAGGCTTCGCTGCCCTCGATATTGGAATAGCGCTTGAGCCAGCCGTCGTGTTCGCCGTCGGAACCGGTACCGTGGCTGACATGGAAACTCTCCACGCGTTCGTTCGCGAGATCGACGAAATGGAACCGCTTCTGCGCCGAATGCAGCCCGAAATCGGCGATGCCGACCACATCCTTGCGCCAGATGTTGCTGCCCGTCCGCGCGAGTTCATCGCGCGCGATCGCCATCAGCTGCGCATCGCGCGCGGCGGTGGGATTGACCTGTGCGAACAGGCGCGCGGGCAGGGTCAGCGCCGCACCGGCGGCAAGCGAGCCTTTGAGAATATCGCGACGTTTCATCTTGGGCACCTTAACAGCCTTGTGCTGGCCACGTCATGAATATTGCGGCGAAACGGCGCAGCTATTCGCCCAGCACCATGCGATCGTGTTCGATGCGGACCGGGTGGATGGTCGACAGGAAGCTCTGGCCAAGCAGCGACACGCTGAGGCCTTCGGGCACGATAATCGCCGCGACATCGCGCGCTTCGTGCCCGCCAAGCGTAACGCGGTCGAGCGTGACGCTGACGCCATAGACGGGCCCCGAAGCCCCGCGGGCGACCTCGTGCACATCGGCATCGGACCAGTAGAGCCCCGCTGCGCGCGCATCGCTGCCGGTCAGTGCGACCTTGGTCGCGCCGGTATCGACCAAGAATTCAACCTGCGATCCGTTGATCCGCGTGTCGGCGTAAAAATGTCCGTCCGCTGCACGCGGCAGTTCGGTCGCGCCCGCGGCCCAGCTCGCATAGCTGGCGCTGCTGTTCGAATGGCGATCCAGAGCGGCGGGGTCGGATGTCTTTTCGCTCGCGAAGTCTTCTGCGCCCTCGGTCGCCGAATCGATTGCGCCGCCGGGCACGAAAGCGGCACCGACGAAGGCCAGCATGGCAATGGCAAGAAAGATGGCCTCGCGCATGGCGCCAGCATGCGCGATCGGGCTTAATTTGGCGTAAAGTGCCTATTCCGCCGCTTCGGCAGGCTGCGGGGCGTGCGGATCGAAGGCAACCGCCTCGCCTGCCTCGATCTGCGCGGCCTTGGCTTCGACCAGCGAGACGATGTGGTCGAGCATGTCTTCGCTCTTCACATGATGGTCGGTCACGCCCGAGAGGAACACCATGTGCTTGCCCGCGCCGCCGCCGGTGATGCCGATGTCGGTTTCGCGCGCTTCGCCGGGGCCGTTGACCACGCAGCCGAGCACCGAGAGGCTCATCGGCGTCTTGATATGCTCGAGCCGTTTTTCGAGCGTCTCGACCGTGCGGATGACATCGAACCCCTGGCGCGAACAGCTGGGGCAGGACACCACGCGCACGCCGCGGGTGCGCAGGCCCAGCGCCTTGAGCATTTCGAAGCCGACTTTCACTTCCTGTTCGGGTTCGGCGGAAAGCGAAACGCGGATCGTGTCGCCAATGCCCGCCCACAGCAGGCTGCCGATGCCGATCGAGCTCTTGACGGTGCCGCCGATCAGTCCGCCCGCTTCGGTAATGCCGAGATGGAGCGGGCAATCGACCGCTTCGGCGAGCCCGTGATAAGCGGCGACCGCGAGGAATACGTCACTCGCCTTCACCGCGACCTTGTATTCGTGGAAATCGTGATCCTGCAGCAGCTTGATATGGTCGAGCGCGCTTTCGATCAGCGCCTCGGGGCAGGGCTCGCCGTATTTTTCGAGCAGGTCCTTTTCCAGGCTGCCGGCATTTACCCCGATGCGGATCGCGCAGCCATTGGCCTTCGCTGCGCGGACGACTTCGGCGACGCGCTCGCTGCTGCCGATATTGCCCGGATTGATCCGCAGGCAGGCGGCGCCCTTGTCCGCCGCTTCGAGCGCGCGTTTGTAGTGGAAATGGATGTCGGCGACGATCGGGACATTGGCCGCCGCGGTGATCTTGTCGAAATGTTCGGTCGATTCCGCCGTGGGGCAAGACACGCGGATGATGTCCGCCCCGGCATCCTCGCAGCGACGAATCTGGTCGATCGTCGCGCCGACATCCTCGGTCGTCGTGTTGGTCATGGTCTGCACGGTAATCGGGGCATCGCCGCCGACGGGGACGTTGCCGACCATGATCTGGCGGGACGGTCGGCGCTCGATAGTGCGCCAGGGACGAATTGAAGACATGTGCGGCAATATAGAGCCCCCAGTGTGAAGGGGCAATGACGCTGCTAGACGAGGGCGTCGCGATAGCGCCGACTGCCGCGCACGCGCTCGCCATTTGCCAGCGTGACGGTGAAGTCCCCGCTCTGTCCGCTCTCGATCGCGCGCACGGCATCGCGGCGGACGAGACGGCTCCGGTGGATGCGCGCGAAGGCGGGGCCCAGTTCGGCTTCCACCGCCGCCATCGTTGCGCGGTATAGGTAGGTCTTGCCCTGCGCGTGGATTTCCACGTAATTCGCGGCGGCCTCGATCCGGTCGATGGAGGCAAGCGGCACGCGGATGCGGCGGCTGCCGTCGGATATCTCGAGGACGCGCTCGGCGCTGGCCCCGTGCCCGGGGGCCGGACGCAGCGTGTACCAATGGAGTGCCGCGGCAATCGCAGCCAGCAGGGCATAGTCGGCAATGTCCTTGCGCAATTCATAGGGGAAACCGCGCATCCCTTCGGGGAAATGGTAGTCCCCGCCCGCAAGCGCCCAAGCGATCTCGCGCAGGCCGACCATGAGGCCGACATGCACCGCCGAGGCGATGGGGGCACCCACCACCAGCAGGACCGCTGCGACGGGCCAGCTGCGGCGCGGCGGCAGCATATGCGGGATCGTGCGCCACAGCAGCAGGACGACGATGCACCATGCGGCAAAGCTGGTCAGTTCGAGCGTCCAGACGGTCTGTGGATCGGCGCTGCCTTCGCTATCGGTCAGCCTCGACCCGACATTGGCCCACAGCTGCAGCGCCGCATAGACCAGCAACGCCGCCACCACGCCCAGCAGGACGAGATAGCGATTGCCGTTCGTCCCTCGCGGCCCGCCGCTTGTCCCCGGTCCGGTGCCATCCATCCCTGCCGCTCCCCCGTTCATGGCCTAGAGATAGCAGAGCGGGCGGTGCTTCGCCTAATCCTCGGGGCATGGACACAAACCCGCTGCCCGACCCGATATCCGGCCGCCATTTCGGCATGGACTGGCTGCGCATCGCGGCCTTCGCGCTGCTCATCCTCTACCATGTCGGTATGGCTTTCGTGCCCTGGGGTTGGCATGTGAAATGGAACGAGATCAGCGAGTTCTCCCGGCTGCCCATGCTGGCGCTGAACGGCTGGCGGCTGGCGCTGCTGTTCGTGGTGTCGGGATATGCCACCGCGGCCCTGCTTGCCCGCAGCGAACGGCTCGCTTTCCTGCGGTCGCGCAGCGCGCGCCTGCTCATCCCGACCGTCTTTGCGATCATCGTCGTCATTCCGCCGCAGGTGTGGATCGATCTGATGTACAATCATGGATATGCGCAGCCCTTCGCGGCGTTCTGGCGCACCGATTACTTCCGCTTCGGCACGCTCGAGGGCATCGTCATGCCGACGTGGCAGCACCTGTGGTTCGTCGTCTATCTGTTCGCCTATACGCTGGTCATCCTCGCGCTTCATGCACTGCTTCCCGCCCAGGCTCGGTGCTGGATCGTCAAGCTGCTGGGCAAGGTGTTCGCCTCCGCAGGCGGCTTGCTGGCGATCCCGGTGTTGTGGGCCGTGCTGCGCCCCCTCTTTATCTTTCCCGGGGTCGAGGATACGCATGCGCTGCTCGACGATTTCGCGGCGCACTACATTTTCCTCGCCGCTTTCCTGTTCGGTTTCCTGCTGCGCCATTCCGCGCCGCTGTGGTCGGCCATCCGCGTCACTTGGCACCTTGCGGGACTGATCGCCCTGGTGGCTACGGCGGCCATGGTCGGACAGGTCTGGTGGCTGACCGGGCACGAATGGTCGGACGGGGCGGCGGCGATCTACGCCGTGGTGCGCGGGGTGCAATCATGGTGCACGATCGTCGCGCTGCTTGGGGTCGCCGACCGCTTCTGGAACCGCGACGCGCGCTGTCGGACCATGCTCAACGAGGCGGTCTTTCCCTTTCTATATCATTCACCAGACCATCATCGTCATGTTCATCTGGTATCTACGCCCGGTAGCCATGCCCGCGGGGGCGGCGTTCCTGCTGACCGTGGCGATCACCGCGATCGGATGCTGGCTGTTCTACCGCATCGGGCGCGCGGTGCCCGGTCTGCGGTTGCTCATCGGGCTGCGCGGTTGGCGCATTCCCCCTTCCACCGCCCCGATGGATGCGGCATTCAGGCGGGTATGAGCCAGACAACCGACGCCGCCGAGACCGAAACACCGCTGCTGTTCGGGCGGGTGCTCGATGGCCAGGGCGGGGCGCGGCCGATCGCCTTGGCGGAGGCGCTGGAGTGGCAGCCCACCGCCGCGGGCGAAGTGCTGTGGCTGCATATCTGCCGCAACCGCCCCGGCGTGCTGGAATGGCTCGAGGGCCGCTTGCATATCCCCGAGCCGACTGCGGAACTGCTCGTCAGCGACCAGACGCGTCCGCGCGCCTTTCGCGAAGGCGAAACGCTGGTCGGCACGCTGCGGGGGATCAATTTCAATCCCGGCGCCGAACCCGAAGACATGATCTCGATGCAGTTCTGGTGCGACGGGCGGCGGCTGGTCACGCTGCGCCGCGACCCGCTGCAGATCCCGCGCGAGGTCGTGGCGCTGCTCGATCGCGGCGATGGGCCGCCTGATGCAGGGGCAACGATCACGCTGCTCGCCGAACTGCTGATCGCGCGAATGAGCCAGTCGATCGTGGACATGAACGATGTGCTCGACGTGCTCGAACACGACGATCCCGAAGAACATGCCGAGCGCATGCTCAAACGGATCTCGACCATCCGCCGCAATTGCCTCGGGCTCAAGCGGCACATGGCGCCGCAGCACGAGGCGCTCGAACAGATCAGCCGCGACGCGCCCTTCTGGTTCGAGGAACACGACCGGCGCGAGATCGCCGAGAGCATCGCCCGCCTGCGCCGCTATCTCGACGATATCGACATCAGCAAGGAAAGCGCATTGGTGCTGCAGGACGAGATCCGGGCGCGCAGCCTCGCCTCGAGCGAGCACGCGACCTATATGCTGACCATCGTCGCGGGGATTTTCCTGCCCTTGAGCTTCCTCACCGGCCTGCTGGGGATCAATGTCGGCGGTATGCCCGGGATGCAGGACCCCGACGCCTTCTGGGCGGTGGTGGCGCTGTGCGGGTTGCTGTTCACCGGGCTGATCGTCGCCTTCCGCCGGTTGCGCTGGCTCTGACTACCAGCGCACCAGCGGCGGCATGGTGACGCGCCCGACCGCCGCGCCCGCCTCGGTCAGTAAGCGAAACGTTCGCCGACCAGGTCCTCGCTCATCGCCCACAGCTGTTCGGCGCTGTCGGGGTCGAGTGCATAGCTGCGCACGCCGCCCATCGGGCTTGCATCGTCTTGGTCGGCGACATGGCAATCCTCGCAATACAGCCCGCCGCTACCGGCAACCGCGTCGCTCGTCGCCGCCCAGCAGGTGGTCGCGGCCCCCTGCGGAATGGTCTTGAAGCCCTGACCCGGCTGGCCCGTTTCCTCGGCCGACTTGCGCATCCGCTCCATCATCCATTCGCGGTCCTGCTCGGTCATGTGGCGTCCGAGGTTGGTCATGATCCCGCCCGGATGCACCGCATAGGCATGGATGCCCTTGTCCGCGAGCCTTCGTTCCAGCCCGACCGAGAACAGGATGTTGGCGGTCTTCGACTGCCCGTAGGCCTCCCATTTGTCGTAATCGCGCTGCTCGTAATTGGGATCGTCGAAATGCATGCGGTCGATATGGTGGCCGCGGCTCGACAAATTGACGATGCGCGGGGCCTCGCCCCGTTCGATCAGGGGCATGAGCAGATTGGTCAGCAGGAAATGACCGACATGGTTGGTGCCGAACTGCATTTCGAAACCGTCGGCGGTGCGATCGAGCGGGGAAGCCATCACCCCCGCATTGTTGATCAGCAGGTCGATCTTGTCGAAGCGATTGGCGGCATCCTTGGCTGCCGCGCGCACGCTGTCGAGCGAGGCGAGGTCGCAGACGAGCGTGTCCACCCTCGCGCCGGTTCCCTCGGCAATCTCGTCGGCGGCGGCGGACAGCTTGGTCGCATCGCGCCCAGCCAGGATGACATGCGCACCCTTGGCCGCCATTGCCCGCGCGGTTTCCTTCCCGAGCCCCGAATATCCGCCCGTGACCAGCGCGGTCCGCCCGTTCAGATCGTGCCCTGCAAGGACCTCGTCGGCCGTGCTTTCGAACCCGAACTCGCTCATACGCTCTCTCCCTTTGCAAGGCGGCGTAGCACAGAAAAAAGGGCGCGGGATGATTAATCCCACGCCCGTAATTTGCGAGACCGAAAGGTCGGTTGGCTTAGGCCCCCGGGGGGAGCGGATCGGCCGATTTGGACGCGGCCTTGCGGCCCGGCT
This genomic window from Qipengyuania sp. HL-TH1 contains:
- a CDS encoding CorA family divalent cation transporter → MDTNPLPDPISGRHFGMDWLRIAAFALLILYHVGMAFVPWGWHVKWNEISEFSRLPMLALNGWRLALLFVVSGYATAALLARSERLAFLRSRSARLLIPTVFAIIVVIPPQVWIDLMYNHGYAQPFAAFWRTDYFRFGTLEGIVMPTWQHLWFVVYLFAYTLVILALHALLPAQARCWIVKLLGKVFASAGGLLAIPVLWAVLRPLFIFPGVEDTHALLDDFAAHYIFLAAFLFGFLLRHSAPLWSAIRVTWHLAGLIALVATAAMVGQVWWLTGHEWSDGAAAIYAVVRGVQSWCTIVALLGVADRFWNRDARCRTMLNEAVFPFLYHSPDHHRHVHLVSTPGSHARGGGVPADRGDHRDRMLAVLPHRARGARSAVAHRAARLAHSPFHRPDGCGIQAGMSQTTDAAETETPLLFGRVLDGQGGARPIALAEALEWQPTAAGEVLWLHICRNRPGVLEWLEGRLHIPEPTAELLVSDQTRPRAFREGETLVGTLRGINFNPGAEPEDMISMQFWCDGRRLVTLRRDPLQIPREVVALLDRGDGPPDAGATITLLAELLIARMSQSIVDMNDVLDVLEHDDPEEHAERMLKRISTIRRNCLGLKRHMAPQHEALEQISRDAPFWFEEHDRREIAESIARLRRYLDDIDISKESALVLQDEIRARSLASSEHATYMLTIVAGIFLPLSFLTGLLGINVGGMPGMQDPDAFWAVVALCGLLFTGLIVAFRRLRWL
- a CDS encoding SDR family NAD(P)-dependent oxidoreductase, which produces MSEFGFESTADEVLAGHDLNGRTALVTGGYSGLGKETARAMAAKGAHVILAGRDATKLSAAADEIAEGTGARVDTLVCDLASLDSVRAAAKDAANRFDKIDLLINNAGVMASPLDRTADGFEMQFGTNHVGHFLLTNLLMPLIERGEAPRIVNLSSRGHHIDRMHFDDPNYEQRDYDKWEAYGQSKTANILFSVGLERRLADKGIHAYAVHPGGIMTNLGRHMTEQDREWMMERMRKSAEETGQPGQGFKTIPQGAATTCWAATSDAVAGSGGLYCEDCHVADQDDASPMGGVRSYALDPDSAEQLWAMSEDLVGERFAY